A window of the Chanodichthys erythropterus isolate Z2021 chromosome 21, ASM2448905v1, whole genome shotgun sequence genome harbors these coding sequences:
- the mgat3b gene encoding beta-1,4-mannosyl-glycoprotein 4-beta-N-acetylglucosaminyltransferase, translated as MKMRRHRVFLICTVGLCVISFLHYYKALHYVSLLRELSAPYPNIKSFIMVTGFFWKEGTTPLSSASPEEGPPLVHSLSEGKPRAGGDGLELDTGQEPEAPRPWKRPEDLQRRSSGTTEVHKGGLVAWQPSSPTNHKPDPQRDAAVRVAVNKLQPRHGSTPDPLESLGDLHRRTHVLRDDRTPYFVRTKAGALCFRQGTEMAPTKDETLKARPSIAGMGQRRILQKPDESKTLAKSVEESGAARGKPKRGKRLVKCVCRPGWHGPYCGVPTMVYHSNLPTKERLTPRETPRRVINAINVNHEFDLLHVRFRELIQAVDLFLVCESNFTAYGERRPLRFLNLLLNGTYNYVRHKILYVFLDHFPDGGRQDGWIADDYLRTFLTRDGMARIAGVRSDDVFLINDADEIPAQEGVLFLKLFDGWTEPFAIHMRKSLYGFFWKQLGSLEVVSGCTIGMLRDVYDNDGIRLRRREYYTMPGFRKYENDTGHILVQWSIGSPFHFAGWHCSWCFTPEGIHFKLISAQNGDFPRWGDYEDKRDLNYIRELIRTGGWFDGSVQEYPPSDPKEHMYAPKYMLDNYNHYRYLLENPYAMQSKPGGA; from the exons ATGAAAATGAGACGGCACAGGGTTTTCTTGATTTGCACGGTGGGACTGTGTGTCATTTCTTTCCTGCATTACTACAAGGCTCTCCACTACGTGTCCCTGCTGAGGGAGCTGTCTGCACCCTACCCTAACATCAAATCCTTCATCATGGTCACTGGTTTCTTCTGGAAGGAGGGCACCACCCCGTTGTCAAGTGCGTCTCCGGAGGAAGGACCTCCGCTGGTCCACAGCCTGTCGGAAGGCAAGCCTCGGGCTGGAGGAGATGGTCTGGAGCTCGACACCGGACAAGAACCTGAAGCACCACGGCCGTGGAAGAGACCTGAAGATCTGCAGCGCCGGAGCTCAGGCACTACAGAG GTTCATAAGGGAGGTTTGGTCGCCTGGCAGCCCAGCAGTCCGACCAACCACAAGCCCGACCCGCAGAGAGACGCTGCTGTCAGAGTTGCGGTGAACAAGCTTCAGCCGCGTCACGGATCGACTCCAGACCCGCTGGAATCCCTGGGCGACCTGCACCGCCGCACACATGTCCTCCGGGATGACCGTACCCCTTATTTCGTCCGCACCAAAGCGGGCGCTCTGTGCTTCCGTCAGGGGACGGAGATGGCACCGACGAAAGACGAGACATTGAAAGCGAGACCCAGCATTGCTGGAATGGGCCAGCGGAGAATATTGCAAAAGCCTGACGAGTCAAAGACTCTAGCAAAATCGGTGGAAGAGTCCGGTGCTGCTCGAGGGAAGCCAAAGCGTGGCAAGCGGCTGGTGAAGTGCGTTTGTCGGCCAGGCTGGCACGGTCCTTATTGCGGCGTGCCCACCATGGTCTACCACTCCAATCTGCCCACGAAAGAGAGACTGACGCCACGTGAGACGCCCCGACGTGTCATAAACGCCATTAATGTGAATCACGAGTTTGACCTGTTGCATGTGCGCTTCCGCGAGCTCATCCAGGCCGTGGATCTCTTCCTCGTGTGCGAGTCCAACTTCACGGCATACGGGGAAAGACGCCCGTTGAGATTCCTGAATCTGCTACTCAACGGAACGTACAATTACGTGCGGCACAAGATCCTCTATGTCTTCCTGGACCATTTCCCAGATGGCGGCCGACAGGACGGATGGATCGCCGACGACTATCTGCGCACGTTCCTGACTCGCGACGGGATGGCTCGGATCGCGGGCGTGCGGTCCGATGATGTTTTTCTCATCAATGATGCTGACGAAATTCCAGCTCAGGAAGGAGTCCTTTTCCTTAAGCTTTTCGATGGCTGGACGGAGCCTTTTGCCATCCACATGCGGAAATCCCTATATGGATTTTTCTGGAAGCAGCTGGGCTCCCTCGAGGTGGTGTCCGGGTGCACCATCGGAATGCTGAGGGACGTCTACGACAACGATGGGATTCGGCTTAGGCGGCGGGAGTACTACACCATGCCGGGATTCCGGAAGTACGAGAACGACACCGGCCACATCTTGGTGCAGTGGTCAATTGGAAGTCCGTTCCATTTCGCAGGCTGGCACTGCTCCTGGTGTTTCACGCCAGAGGGAATTCACTTTAAACTCATTTCGGCCCAGAACGGGGACTTTCCTCGCTGGGGCGACTACGAGGACAAGCGGGACCTCAACTACATCCGGGAGCTGATCCGAACGGGGGGCTGGTTCGACGGCTCTGTGCAGGAGTACCCGCCCTCGGACCCTAAGGAacatatgtatgcccccaaatACATGTTGGATAATTACAATCACTACCGCTACTTGTTGGAGAACCCTTATGCCATGCAGTCCAAACCAGGAGGCGCATAG
- the tab1 gene encoding TGF-beta-activated kinase 1 and MAP3K7-binding protein 1 isoform X2 — protein sequence MAAQRRSLMQSHQSWTDDLPLCQLCGVGSAPNCTYGPDGKGTQSHPNEDGHFRFSTECCFLYGVFNGYDGSRVASFVSQCLTAELLLGQLSAGHTDADVRRILSQAFDVVEKSYFETIDDALAEKANLQTQLPEGVYLSAQTQKMAERLKALEQEVSGGATAIVALILNNKLYIANVGTNRALLCKTTADGQNQVIQIGRAHTTDNEDELTRLTQLGLDPVRLRQTGLISGQSSTRRIGDYKVKFNYTDIDVLSAAKHKPIISEPEIHGGQSLEGVTGFLLLMSEGLIKALESAHGPEQVNQEIVAMVAAELALQCSLEAAAQSVVERVKRLHHDAYVSGRQRAPHCARHEDMTLLIRVINYPLADGSLTPTQGGRIYPVSVPYSNHQSTSKTSVMLSLVMPAQGTLTNGSNTASTLEGDTPTAGHLTAHH from the exons ATGGCGGCGCAGCGCAGGAGTCTGATGCAAAGC CATCAGAGCTGGACGGACGATCTTCCTCTGTGTCAGCTGTGCGGCGTCGGTTCGGCCCCAAACTGCACGTACGGCCCTGACGGGAAAGGGACCCAGAGCCACCCGAACGAAGACGGACACTTCCGCTTCAG CACGGAGTGCTGCTTCCTCTACGGGGTGTTCAACGGGTACGACGGCAGCCGCGTGGCCAGTTTCGTGTCTCAGTGTCTGACGGCGGAGCTCTTGCTGGGTCAGCTGAGCGCCGGTCACACAGACGCAGACGTGCGCAGAATCCTGTCACAG GCGTTTGATGTTGTGGAGAAGAGCTACTTTGAGACCATTGATGATGCTCTCGCTGAGAAGGCCAATCTGCAAACACAGCTTCCTGAG ggcGTTTATCTGTCAGCACAGACACAGAAGATGGCGGAGCGGCTGAAGGCTTTAGAGCAGGAGGTTTCAGGTGGAGCCACTGCGATAGTCGCTCTGATTCTCAATAATAAGCTCTACATCGCTAACGTCG GTACCAATCGGGCTCTTCTCTGTAAGACCACCGCTGACGGTCAGAACCAGGTGATCCAGATCGGCCGAGCACACACAACCGACAACGAGGATGAGCTGACCAGACTCACCCAGCTGG GTCTGGATCCGGTGCGTCTGAGGCAGACCGGACTGATCTCGGGTCAGAGCAGCACTCGACGGATCGGAGACTACAAAGTCAAATTCAACTACACAGACATCGATGTGCTCAG TGCAGCAAAGCATAAGCCAATCATCTCCGAGCCTGAGATCCACGGCGGCCAATCGCTGGAGGGCGTGACTGGCTTCCTGTTACTGATGTCCGAGGGGCTTATTAAAGCCCTGGAGTCGGCACACGGACCCGAGCAGGTCAACCAG GAGATCGTTGCCATGGTAGCAGCGGAGTTGGCTCTGCAGTGCAGTCTGGAGGCGGCGGCACAGTCGGTGGTGGAGCGCGTCAAACGTCTTCATCATGACGCGTACGTCAGCGGCAGACAGAGGGCGCCCCACTGCGCGAGACATGAAGACATGACGCTGCTGATCAGAGTCATTAACTACCCGCTGGCGGACGGATCGCTCACTCCCACACAAG GAGGACGGATCTACCCGGTGTCTGTGCCGTACTCCAACCATCAGAGCACCAGTAAGACCAGCGTCATGCTGTCTCTCGTCATGCCGGCTCAGGGAACACTGACCAACGGCTCCAACACTGCGTCCACACTGGAGGGAGACACACCCACTGCtgg ACACCTTACAGCCCATCACTGA
- the tab1 gene encoding TGF-beta-activated kinase 1 and MAP3K7-binding protein 1 isoform X1, giving the protein MAAQRRSLMQSHQSWTDDLPLCQLCGVGSAPNCTYGPDGKGTQSHPNEDGHFRFSTECCFLYGVFNGYDGSRVASFVSQCLTAELLLGQLSAGHTDADVRRILSQAFDVVEKSYFETIDDALAEKANLQTQLPEGVYLSAQTQKMAERLKALEQEVSGGATAIVALILNNKLYIANVGTNRALLCKTTADGQNQVIQIGRAHTTDNEDELTRLTQLGLDPVRLRQTGLISGQSSTRRIGDYKVKFNYTDIDVLSAAKHKPIISEPEIHGGQSLEGVTGFLLLMSEGLIKALESAHGPEQVNQEIVAMVAAELALQCSLEAAAQSVVERVKRLHHDAYVSGRQRAPHCARHEDMTLLIRVINYPLADGSLTPTQGGRIYPVSVPYSNHQSTSKTSVMLSLVMPAQGTLTNGSNTASTLEGDTPTAGQSPTATLQSTNTHTQSSSSSSGDGSLFRQRGSQAAQPDETGRVPPYVDFSQFYRLWGMDHSDGQGLSGEMGPQ; this is encoded by the exons ATGGCGGCGCAGCGCAGGAGTCTGATGCAAAGC CATCAGAGCTGGACGGACGATCTTCCTCTGTGTCAGCTGTGCGGCGTCGGTTCGGCCCCAAACTGCACGTACGGCCCTGACGGGAAAGGGACCCAGAGCCACCCGAACGAAGACGGACACTTCCGCTTCAG CACGGAGTGCTGCTTCCTCTACGGGGTGTTCAACGGGTACGACGGCAGCCGCGTGGCCAGTTTCGTGTCTCAGTGTCTGACGGCGGAGCTCTTGCTGGGTCAGCTGAGCGCCGGTCACACAGACGCAGACGTGCGCAGAATCCTGTCACAG GCGTTTGATGTTGTGGAGAAGAGCTACTTTGAGACCATTGATGATGCTCTCGCTGAGAAGGCCAATCTGCAAACACAGCTTCCTGAG ggcGTTTATCTGTCAGCACAGACACAGAAGATGGCGGAGCGGCTGAAGGCTTTAGAGCAGGAGGTTTCAGGTGGAGCCACTGCGATAGTCGCTCTGATTCTCAATAATAAGCTCTACATCGCTAACGTCG GTACCAATCGGGCTCTTCTCTGTAAGACCACCGCTGACGGTCAGAACCAGGTGATCCAGATCGGCCGAGCACACACAACCGACAACGAGGATGAGCTGACCAGACTCACCCAGCTGG GTCTGGATCCGGTGCGTCTGAGGCAGACCGGACTGATCTCGGGTCAGAGCAGCACTCGACGGATCGGAGACTACAAAGTCAAATTCAACTACACAGACATCGATGTGCTCAG TGCAGCAAAGCATAAGCCAATCATCTCCGAGCCTGAGATCCACGGCGGCCAATCGCTGGAGGGCGTGACTGGCTTCCTGTTACTGATGTCCGAGGGGCTTATTAAAGCCCTGGAGTCGGCACACGGACCCGAGCAGGTCAACCAG GAGATCGTTGCCATGGTAGCAGCGGAGTTGGCTCTGCAGTGCAGTCTGGAGGCGGCGGCACAGTCGGTGGTGGAGCGCGTCAAACGTCTTCATCATGACGCGTACGTCAGCGGCAGACAGAGGGCGCCCCACTGCGCGAGACATGAAGACATGACGCTGCTGATCAGAGTCATTAACTACCCGCTGGCGGACGGATCGCTCACTCCCACACAAG GAGGACGGATCTACCCGGTGTCTGTGCCGTACTCCAACCATCAGAGCACCAGTAAGACCAGCGTCATGCTGTCTCTCGTCATGCCGGCTCAGGGAACACTGACCAACGGCTCCAACACTGCGTCCACACTGGAGGGAGACACACCCACTGCtgg TCAGAGTCCCACGGCGACGCTGCAGTCGACCAACACGCACACGCAGAGCTCCAGCTCCAGCTCCGGAGACGGCAGTCTGTTCCGGCAGAGAGGCAGCCAGGCGGCTCAGCCCGACGAGACCGGACGCGTGCCGCCCTACGTGGACTTCAGCCAGTTCTACCGGCTGTGGGGAATGGACCACAGCGACGGCCAGGGTCTGTCGGGAGAGATGGGGCCGCAGTGA